The sequence TAGTAATTCATCTAGTCTGTTATTACCTAATAAAGGTAGTTGCAACAAACGACATATATCGGGTACTAATATTGATGCTTTGAGTACTGCGCTTTCTGATATTCAAGATAATTACGACTCGGTAGGGAATTATCTTTGTGATGGTAAGGGTAATTGCGGTCGCTCTCTTGGTGCTATGCAATTTATGTCATACCGTCCTACTGTGAGAAAAATTATTAAGAGTAAATCTGGTGGGACTAAATTTCTTACTCGATTAGATAAAGGTGAGGAAGTTACGGGTGAAGAGATGGTGCAATATTTTTCACCTACAGAACAACAGAATTTAATTGCATCCGATACTAATCAATTATTGGATAAAGCATCGAGACAAACTGACCCAACTACATCAAAAGCATTTACAAGTGAAAGATTAATTGAACGTGTCGGTCAAATGCATTTTGGTGGTGTAAATATTCCAATTGATTCAGAAGTTCGCAATGCTAATGAAAGTGATTCTGTTAAGGGACATGGGATTGCAGTTGTAGATGGATATAGAAAAGCGGTGGAAGCAATGGATTGTATCGATAATAAATAAAAAATTTAACTATTATCTTTAATATGAAAAAAGAACTCCGCAACAAGATTATTCATTTTCAAATATCATGTATAATTTTGTTTTTTATTTCGGCTCCTATTTTATTATGGATGCTGAAAACACCATCATCTAATAAAAAAGTAAAAGATTTTGAATATAATTGGCAAAATGCTGTAGATGTTGTTCCTCAACCTCTACTTGCACAAGTAAAATCTTCTCTCCCAGAAACTAAGTTAGAAAAAAAATCAATCAAAGTTCTGAAAATATCATTAAATGGCGCTGGTGAATTATTTGTATTTGATTATCGTTCACCTGAATTATGTGGTGTAGCTGGCTGTTTATATGAAGTTTATCATTCAGAAGGAGAGCGTCTTCTACAGATAATAGCTGACTCAAAGCTACCATCTTCTCAAAAATTAATTCACGTTAAGAACTATACTTTTATGCCTTTTCCCTGTCTAATTTTTACTCAAAAAACAAACATGAATTCTATGGTATCTCTTAATAAATATTGCTTTGATACTGGTAAATATAACCACTTCCACGAAACTTGGACACCTGTCGAAAAAAACTAAAAAATGACAACTATTAAATTAGAGACAACTACTACACCACCAACTTTACAGATTGAAAGACTAGCCGATTTAATGAAGTCGGAATCCGGGTTGATACTTATGGGCTGTTTTTTGGCGATCGCCATTTTCAACTTCCTGTCTGGCAACAATCACAAAGGTAAAGTCGCAACTAGTTATTGGGGTGGTAAGTCTGAGAAAAACAAGGCTAAACGTAAAGCTAAAAGACAAATAGCCAAACCAATACGAAACTCAGTAGCGCTTTATGTTGGTACACCAGATTTCATTCGATCCAACCTTGAAAAACAATGGCGTGATGCTGGTTTAATCAAAACTAAAGCCACGTTCAGAAGACAACTACATATGTTGAAAGAACCAAACAGAACCTTATATGTACCTGATGCTCAAAGAGGAATTGCTGCTATTGGTGCAGCTGGTTCTGGTAAAACATTTTCAGTTATAGACCCCTTAATAAGAAGCACTTTTGACCAAGGATTTCCAATGTGTCTTTATGATTTTAAGTACCCCGCGCAAACTAAACGAGCTGTAGCTTATGCTATGAAACGCGGTTATAAGGTACGAGTATTCGCTCCAGGATTTCCTGAAAGTGAAACTTGTAATCCTTTGGATTTATTACAAGATGAGGAGGACGCTATTGCAGCCGGACAATTAACGCACGTTATTTCTCGTAATTTTGATCGCAGTAACAACAATAGCGATAAATTTTTTGAAGAAGCTGGCGATAGTCTAGTTGAAGGTATTTTACTTGTAACAAAGGCTGTTAAAGCTTTGACTGGGGATGATAAGTATTGTGATTTGATGATGGCGCAAGCTATTCTATCTCTACCAAATTTGGCGGCACGTATGGAAGCTGCTTCTAAGGATAAACTCAAAGTATGGACTTCTCGTCCGCTTTCTCAACTTATCAGCGTTAAGGATTCCGAGAAAACAGCAGTGTCGATTATTGGTACCGCACAAAGAATGTTTCAACGTTTTCTCAAACGCGATTTTGTCGGTGCTTTTTGCGGTAAAACGACGCTACCGCTGGATTTAGATGGAAAGCAGTTGATTGTGTTTGGGTTGGATAGAAATAACCGAGATATTGTTGGTCCACTACTTGCGGCTATTTTACATATGATTGTCACTCGCAATGTATCGCGTACTGTACCGCGTTCTGACCCTTTGATTGTGGCTTTGGACGAATTACCAACTTTGTATCTACCAGCGTTAGTAAATTGGCTCAACGAAAATAGGGAAGATGGGTTTGTAGGGATTTTAGGATATCAGAATATTGCTCAGTTGGAGAAAGTTTACGGAAAAGAACTGACAAGAGCAATCTTTGGAGGTACTGCGACTAAGTTTATATTTAATCCCCAAGATACGGAATCAGCCAAGTTGTTTAGCGACTACCTGGGAGAAATGGAGATTCAATTTAATTCAAAATCTCGCAGTACGGGTAAGGGTGGAGGTTCCCGTAGTACTAACGAGCATCATCAAAAACGACATTTATTAGAACCCGCGCAGTTTGCCAAAATGGGTACTGGTAAAGCGGTAATTATTAACCCAGCTTACCAGAGGGGTACGGAAGCTTATGTTCCTCTATTGCAAAAAATAAAGGTTCCCTTATCAGATATCCACCAGATGAATTGGTCAGAAGATAAATGGGAATTTGTGCGAGAAAGATTGATTCAGAATAATTCTGTAAAGGTAAGTGATTCTGAGCGTTCTAATCAGTTTTTAGAGCGTGTTCAATTGGCAGAAAAATTATTTCCATTACCTGAAAAACCCGGAACTATACCTTCTCCTCAAGAACTTGCGAGTGTGTTTTAAACGGGAGCAAGAAACGGGAAGGGGAAAATTAATATAAAGAGCAAGTGGAGAAATCAATAAATGCAAGCATTCCAATTAGAACAAACAAATTTTAGTCCAGATATTTCATCTATTTTAATGAATTATCCTTCATGGCATAAATCCTTAATTGAAGCGATAAAAAAACCATTGTTTGAAACAGGTTACTGTCCTTTTGTTATAGAAATATTTGACCAATATGGCTTATTAGCTGGCAGAATCAATAAATTTGGATGCTATGAATGTGCGAGAAACAGTAATCAGGAGAGTCAGTTTATAGCTTGGATGTTCGATGGAGAATTAGCAATTTTTTATTTGGATGAAAAGATTCTTCTGAATCGTATGCCAATGCATGAGGAGTTAACACAATGAGTGATATTTTTACATTAAACTCCGGAGATGCTACTGCTATTCAACAACATTACGAGCAGATAATTGAAACTTTATTACGAACGTTGCTAGATATTAAAAATTTGGGAGAGAATCAGCAACAAGATTTAAAAATATTTGATGGTGATAGATTAGTTTACGGACGAGATAATAATCAATTTAGAGACGAAATTTCTGGAATATCAGGACAGCTTTTAAATCCTCAATTAATTAGCGAACTTCAACAGTTACGCTCTACACCCGTTGGTAATGTTGTAGAAGGAGTAACTAACAAAAGAGTTGAATTAAATGGACAAGTTATTTTACATTCGGATGAAAATGGTAAAGTACTTGTTAACAATTTATTGGGTGAGCAAACGGTAAATAGAAGTCAAGAGAAGCCAGAAATTTTCCAAAAAAATAATTACATTAAAGAGCGTCAAGACTCAAATCAAATTCATGAAGGTGATTTTGTAAACACTGAATTAAATAATCATTCATCTTCAGTTAAAGAGGATGCAAATTTACCACTTACTAATGGTTCAACACGAGTTAAAGAGTCACTTAAAGTTTTAGAAGATAGTCCTTTAAAAAATATCTTACTGGCTGAAGTTGAACAGTTAAGAACTGAGTTAAAAGCATTGCAACAAGAACGTCATTTTTATCAAGAACTAATCTCTCAAAGGTTACGGCAACCCAAAAATACTTCATGGTGGCAGCAAGCTGTTAACAATGTTTCAACTGTCGTTCAAGGCGTGACTTCTGCTATAAAACTAGGAGTGCGGGAATTTAAAGATAATTCTGTACAACATAAAGGTGCTGCATCTTTAAAAACTTTATTTCATCTCCAAACGCAACCTGGAGCAAATCAATATACTGCTGGAGAATACCAAATTTCCCGTCAAGGTTCTTTATACGAAGTATCTAACGAAGCAACGGGTAAACAAATAATGCAGTTTCGTTCAACCCCTTTGGGCGTAAAAGTCTCTCAAGGTAATTTGGACAGCACACAAATTCAAGATATTAGCAATTTACAACGTTCTCTGAAGAAAAATGAACCCCTACCTACAACCTTTACTCCTATAGGTAAACAAGAAGCTGAGTATTTTAAGAGCGTAGAAAGAGTGACTAACGCTCTGGTGCAATATGCTATAGCTCAACAAAAAGAAGTAGAAATTGATGGTGTATTTTCTTATAAATGGCGAGCTAGTCCGGAAGGTAGGGTGCATATTGAAGCTAAAGATGGACGTGGTGTGTTGTTAGAAAAGGATGGGGGAAAGCTCAAA comes from Rivularia sp. PCC 7116 and encodes:
- a CDS encoding type IV secretory system conjugative DNA transfer family protein is translated as MTTIKLETTTTPPTLQIERLADLMKSESGLILMGCFLAIAIFNFLSGNNHKGKVATSYWGGKSEKNKAKRKAKRQIAKPIRNSVALYVGTPDFIRSNLEKQWRDAGLIKTKATFRRQLHMLKEPNRTLYVPDAQRGIAAIGAAGSGKTFSVIDPLIRSTFDQGFPMCLYDFKYPAQTKRAVAYAMKRGYKVRVFAPGFPESETCNPLDLLQDEEDAIAAGQLTHVISRNFDRSNNNSDKFFEEAGDSLVEGILLVTKAVKALTGDDKYCDLMMAQAILSLPNLAARMEAASKDKLKVWTSRPLSQLISVKDSEKTAVSIIGTAQRMFQRFLKRDFVGAFCGKTTLPLDLDGKQLIVFGLDRNNRDIVGPLLAAILHMIVTRNVSRTVPRSDPLIVALDELPTLYLPALVNWLNENREDGFVGILGYQNIAQLEKVYGKELTRAIFGGTATKFIFNPQDTESAKLFSDYLGEMEIQFNSKSRSTGKGGGSRSTNEHHQKRHLLEPAQFAKMGTGKAVIINPAYQRGTEAYVPLLQKIKVPLSDIHQMNWSEDKWEFVRERLIQNNSVKVSDSERSNQFLERVQLAEKLFPLPEKPGTIPSPQELASVF